The following proteins come from a genomic window of Coffea arabica cultivar ET-39 chromosome 11c, Coffea Arabica ET-39 HiFi, whole genome shotgun sequence:
- the LOC113716958 gene encoding uncharacterized protein isoform X2 — MDEKEAPPQPPPTAFAHHHFSPSTTCINCGGPTAYPTPPPPSSNLTYIPIRFPAVNLPTNPTNTKEAIMRTPVPQSQKVVPLQPPYSFQTPVKIISSQNDIVRLHSSPTFANFLGFVVSLSESIKSHKLSDPCHVSPAVCTIVDVIEKLIAFVDEIPPAPQSARYGNVAYRTWHDRMSSDAESFMLLLLSPDLRDAAVELVPYFTDSFGNSSRIDYGTGHETNFAAWLYCLARLQIVKEEDYQALVSRVFVKYLELMRKLQLTYSLEPAGSHGVWGLDDYHFLPFIFGSSQLIDHKYMKPKSIHNEDILENFASEYLYLSCIVFIKKVKKGLFAEHSPMLDDISGVPNWKKVNSGLLKMYKVEVLQKVPIMQHFLFGSIIKW; from the exons ATGGACGAAAAAGAAGCGCCACCTCAACCACCGCCGACCGCCTTTGCTCACCACCACTTCTCTCCTTCAACTACATGCATAAACTGCGGCGGGCCCACCGCCTACCCTACGCCACCGCCGCCTTCCTCCAACCTAACCTATATCCCCATCCGCTTCCCGGCCGTCAATCTTCCTACGAATCCAACCAACACCAAAGAAGCCATTATGCGAACTCCGGTGCCACAGTCCCAAAAAGTGGTCCCGCTTCAACCACCTTACAGCTTCCAAACCCCAGTCAAGATAATCTCCAGCCAGAACGACATCGTCCGGCTCCACTCCTCTCCTACTTTCGCCAACTTCCTCGGCTTCGTCGTTTCCCTTTCCGAATCCATCAAATCTCACAAGCTCTCTgatccctgccacgtgtctccCGCCGTCTGCACGATCGTTGATGTGATCGAGAAGCTAATCGCGTTCGTCGATGAAATTCCTCCGGCACCCCAGTCTGCTCGCTACGGCAACGTGGCGTACCGGACGTGGCACGATCGCATGAGCTCTGATGCTGAGTCGTTTATGCTGCTGTTGCTTTCTCCCGATCTTCGTGACGCGGCTGTTGAATTAGTGCCCTATTTTACCGACAGCTTCGGCAATTCAAGCCGCATTGATTACG GTACTGGTCATGAAACAAACTTTGCAGCATGGTTGTACTGCTTAGCGAGATTGCAAATAGTTAAGGAAGAAGATTATCAAGCACTAGTTTCCCGGGTTTTTGTGAAGTACTTGGAGTTGATGCGGAAGTTGCAGTTGACTTATTCTCTCGAGCCTGCAGGATCCCATGGAGTATGGGGGCTTGATGACTATCACTTTTTACctttcatatttgggtcttcacaGTTGATTGACCACAAGTATATGAAGCCGAAATCAATTCATAATGAGGATATATTAGAGAATTTCGCAAGTGAATATTTGTACCTTTCATGTATTGTATTTATAAAGAAGGTTAAAAAGGGATTATTTGCTGAGCATTCACCAATGCTGGATGATATTAGTGGTGTGCCAAATTGGAAGAAGGTTAATAGTGGGCTCTTAAAGATGTATAAAGTGGAAGTTTTGCAGAAGGTTCCTATCATGCAACATTTTCTCTTTGGCTCCATTATCAAATGGTAA
- the LOC113716958 gene encoding uncharacterized protein isoform X1 — MDEKEAPPQPPPTAFAHHHFSPSTTCINCGGPTAYPTPPPPSSNLTYIPIRFPAVNLPTNPTNTKEAIMRTPVPQSQKVVPLQPPYSFQTPVKIISSQNDIVRLHSSPTFANFLGFVVSLSESIKSHKLSDPCHVSPAVCTIVDVIEKLIAFVDEIPPAPQSARYGNVAYRTWHDRMSSDAESFMLLLLSPDLRDAAVELVPYFTDSFGNSSRIDYGTGHETNFAAWLYCLARLQIVKEEDYQALVSRVFVKYLELMRKLQLTYSLEPAGSHGVWGLDDYHFLPFIFGSSQLIDHKYMKPKSIHNEDILENFASEYLYLSCIVFIKKVKKGLFAEHSPMLDDISGVPNWKKVNSGLLKMYKVEVLQKVPIMQHFLFGSIIKWE; from the exons ATGGACGAAAAAGAAGCGCCACCTCAACCACCGCCGACCGCCTTTGCTCACCACCACTTCTCTCCTTCAACTACATGCATAAACTGCGGCGGGCCCACCGCCTACCCTACGCCACCGCCGCCTTCCTCCAACCTAACCTATATCCCCATCCGCTTCCCGGCCGTCAATCTTCCTACGAATCCAACCAACACCAAAGAAGCCATTATGCGAACTCCGGTGCCACAGTCCCAAAAAGTGGTCCCGCTTCAACCACCTTACAGCTTCCAAACCCCAGTCAAGATAATCTCCAGCCAGAACGACATCGTCCGGCTCCACTCCTCTCCTACTTTCGCCAACTTCCTCGGCTTCGTCGTTTCCCTTTCCGAATCCATCAAATCTCACAAGCTCTCTgatccctgccacgtgtctccCGCCGTCTGCACGATCGTTGATGTGATCGAGAAGCTAATCGCGTTCGTCGATGAAATTCCTCCGGCACCCCAGTCTGCTCGCTACGGCAACGTGGCGTACCGGACGTGGCACGATCGCATGAGCTCTGATGCTGAGTCGTTTATGCTGCTGTTGCTTTCTCCCGATCTTCGTGACGCGGCTGTTGAATTAGTGCCCTATTTTACCGACAGCTTCGGCAATTCAAGCCGCATTGATTACG GTACTGGTCATGAAACAAACTTTGCAGCATGGTTGTACTGCTTAGCGAGATTGCAAATAGTTAAGGAAGAAGATTATCAAGCACTAGTTTCCCGGGTTTTTGTGAAGTACTTGGAGTTGATGCGGAAGTTGCAGTTGACTTATTCTCTCGAGCCTGCAGGATCCCATGGAGTATGGGGGCTTGATGACTATCACTTTTTACctttcatatttgggtcttcacaGTTGATTGACCACAAGTATATGAAGCCGAAATCAATTCATAATGAGGATATATTAGAGAATTTCGCAAGTGAATATTTGTACCTTTCATGTATTGTATTTATAAAGAAGGTTAAAAAGGGATTATTTGCTGAGCATTCACCAATGCTGGATGATATTAGTGGTGTGCCAAATTGGAAGAAGGTTAATAGTGGGCTCTTAAAGATGTATAAAGTGGAAGTTTTGCAGAAGGTTCCTATCATGCAACATTTTCTCTTTGGCTCCATTATCAAATG